Below is a genomic region from Flammeovirgaceae bacterium SG7u.111.
CTTTTCTGTCCATTTCGTTTAGTTTGTTTCGAAGTTTGTTTAGTTTATTTTTTTACTAGTTGGTTACACTAGTGTCCCATTAAAATTGGGACGTTATCAATAATTAAACAAATTTGGCTCATTCAGCCTAAAACGTTCTTTGTCATTTTGAAATTTAGTTCTCTGGAAGAGGTCTCGAAGATGAGTTTTATCGGTCAATGATATACTCAATATCTGTAAGACCTCATATGTGCTTCTGTTAAGTTTCATGTCTTTCTGGACAATTGCCACCAAACAGTAGGTGCATATAGCAACATAGATCTGTATACGGACCGCATTTTCAGTAGTACCCCAGAATTTTTTGATTTTCAGATGTTGCTTTAACCATTTGAAGAACAACTCGACTTGCCAGCGATTTTTATAAAGCTGGGCAACTTGCAAAGCAGAAATGTGCATTGCATTGGTCAAGAATAGAAGCTGGCGCTTTTGTTCTTCATCCCAATATCTGACGAGCCGAAGATGTCCTGGATAATATTGTTTTGGATAAAAACCAGTCAATTCAACTGTAACATCAGAAAGTACGTTCTTGGGCAACCTCCGTTTCCATTTGATTGTCTTGTATTGGAGGTTCTTTTTTGCCCTGACAACGAAGAAAGCCCCTATCTGATGAATCTTATACAACATCTTGAAGTGGTTATATGCACGGTCAAATATGTAATAAGATCCTGGTTCATAAGGAATCTCTTTCATCGCCGTAGAATCGTGTACAGAAGCTTCTGTAATATGAAAGAATGCGGGGATCTGCGTCTCTACATCATATAATGTATGCACTTTGATTCCGCCTTTTTTCTTACGGAACTTC
It encodes:
- a CDS encoding IS4 family transposase, producing MHKDKYVFAQLASFLDRNKFNYIVRKYDGNKYVKHFTCWNQLLALMFGQLSNRESLRDLIVALDAHHSKSYHLGLGKNVSRSSLSRANQDRDHRIFEEYAYYLVDEARQKRVSDIFKLDGNVYAFDSTTIDLCLSVFWWAKFRKKKGGIKVHTLYDVETQIPAFFHITEASVHDSTAMKEIPYEPGSYYIFDRAYNHFKMLYKIHQIGAFFVVRAKKNLQYKTIKWKRRLPKNVLSDVTVELTGFYPKQYYPGHLRLVRYWDEEQKRQLLFLTNAMHISALQVAQLYKNRWQVELFFKWLKQHLKIKKFWGTTENAVRIQIYVAICTYCLVAIVQKDMKLNRSTYEVLQILSISLTDKTHLRDLFQRTKFQNDKERFRLNEPNLFNY